Genomic segment of Pseudomonadota bacterium:
ACTTGAAAGACGGACTTTGCAATATCGACCCCAACGTGGGTAATGTGCATAACGGACTTCCTCCTCATCGTTTCGTTTCAATGGGTTACGTGTAAACACCATTGTGGTGCCCAGACACCGTCAGTCGAAAGGGTGGGGAGGAGTCCATCCCATTGGCATCGTCGCGAAGCGATAGGCAGCGAACTCGCAGGCGCCCAGGAGGCCACCCGGGTGCCGCAACGCGGAATCGGTGGCAGTATGCCGAGTTCGGCGAGACGGGGCAGAGGAGTCAATTGCATGACAGGCGCAGAGGACGGGCGCGTCGCTGGCACCGATGAGGCCGGTCGGGGACCGCTCGCGGGCGCCGTGGTTGCCGCCGCGGTGATCCTCGACCCGGAGCGGCCGATCGCCGGCCTGGCGGACTCGAAGACGCTGTCGGCCAAGCGGCGAGACGCGCTTTTCGATCAGGTCTGCGAGCGCGCGTTGGCGTGGCACATCGCCGAAGCCAGCGTCGCGGAAATCGACCAACTCAACATCCTGCACGCGTCGATGCTCGCGATGCAGCGTGCGGTGTCCGGGCTGCAGCCGGCCGCCGAGGCGGTGCTGGTCGACGGCAACCGCTGCCCCGCGCTGGCCGTGCCGAGCCGTGCCGTGGTCGGCGGTGATGGCTCGGTGCCGGCAATCGCGGCGGCGTCGATCCTCGCCAAGGTGGCGCGCGACCGCCAGATGCGTGAGCTTGACCTGCGCTACCCGGACTACGGCTTTGCCGCCCACAAAGGTTACCCGACCGCCCACCACCGCGACGTGCTCATGCGGCTCGGTCCGTGTCCAGCGCACCGGCGCAGCTTTGCGCCCGTGCAGCGGGCTGAGGCGGCGGCGAGGGCGGTATACTGACATCCCCTGACGCCTGAAACCCCGCGCGCGCATGAACGCTGCCTTCGTCCACTTGCACGTACATTCCGAGTACTCGCTCGTCGACAGCGTGGTGCGGATCAAGCCGCTCGCCAAGGCCGTGGCCGAGAGCATGCCGGCGGTGGCGTTGACCGACCAATGCAACCTCATGGGGGCGGTGAAGTTCTACCGCGCAGCGCTGGGTGCGGGCATCAAACCGATCCTCGCCGTGGACGCGTGGGTGGCCGAGCACGCGGGCGACGCCGACCCGCACAAACTGGTGCTGCTTTCCCAGGGCGACGACGGCTACAAGAACCTTTGCGAGCTCGTCAGCCGCAGTTACACCGAGGGCCAACTCGGCGGTGTCGCCCGGGTGCAACGCGACTGGCTGACACGCGCGAGCACCCAGGGCCTGATCGCCCTCTCTGCGGCACGCCACGGTGACGTCGGCCGTGCGCTGATCGATGCCCGTGAGGACGACGCTGCCGAGCGTCTCGGCGCCTGGCAGGCCCTCTTCGGCGACCGCTTCTACATCGAGCTGCAGCGTATCGGCGCGCGTGACGAGACGGTCTACCTCGACGCGGCCTGCCGGCTTGCGTCTGCGACCGACACGCCCGTGGTCGCGACCAACGACGTCCGCTTCCTGAGCGCCAGCGAGTTCGACGCGCACGAGGCGCGTGTCTGCATCAACCAGGGGCGGGTGCTGATCGACCCGGCACGACCGCGCAACTACACCGAGCAGCAGTACCTGCGCTCGGCGTCCGAGATGCTCGAGCTGTTCGCCGACATGCCGGCGGCGTGTGAAAACA
This window contains:
- the rnhB gene encoding ribonuclease HII codes for the protein MTGAEDGRVAGTDEAGRGPLAGAVVAAAVILDPERPIAGLADSKTLSAKRRDALFDQVCERALAWHIAEASVAEIDQLNILHASMLAMQRAVSGLQPAAEAVLVDGNRCPALAVPSRAVVGGDGSVPAIAAASILAKVARDRQMRELDLRYPDYGFAAHKGYPTAHHRDVLMRLGPCPAHRRSFAPVQRAEAAARAVY